The Caldicellulosiruptor changbaiensis genome has a segment encoding these proteins:
- a CDS encoding uracil-DNA glycosylase yields MTTWEELERSCLSCTKCPISKDRTNVVIGDGNKNAKLMFIGEAPGEEEDKQGKPFVGRAGKLLDLALDALELSRENDFYICNILKCRPPNNRVPTEYEAQNCLPFLRAQVKLVQPRIIVCLGATAMKYILGRNLKITQDRGKWFQRGEFHIMATYHPAALLRDPSKREDFYRDLKSVKEKLKEMIQF; encoded by the coding sequence ATGACAACATGGGAAGAGCTTGAAAGAAGCTGTCTTTCTTGCACAAAATGCCCAATTTCAAAGGACAGGACAAATGTTGTAATTGGAGATGGCAACAAAAACGCAAAGCTCATGTTTATTGGCGAAGCACCGGGTGAAGAAGAAGACAAACAAGGGAAGCCGTTTGTTGGAAGAGCAGGAAAGCTTCTTGATCTTGCACTGGATGCTCTTGAACTTTCACGTGAAAATGATTTTTATATATGCAACATCCTGAAGTGTCGACCACCCAACAATCGTGTACCTACAGAGTATGAGGCACAAAATTGTCTACCATTTTTACGGGCGCAAGTAAAACTTGTGCAGCCCAGAATAATAGTCTGTCTTGGCGCAACTGCGATGAAGTATATCCTTGGTAGAAATCTTAAAATCACCCAAGACAGAGGTAAGTGGTTTCAAAGAGGAGAGTTTCACATTATGGCTACATACCATCCAGCGGCACTCCTTCGCGATCCCAGCAAAAGAGAGGATTTTTACAGGGATCTGAAAAGTGTAAAAGAGAAGTTAAAAGAAATGATTCAATTTTAA
- the uppP gene encoding undecaprenyl-diphosphatase UppP — MSAFQAIFLGILQGLGEFLPISSSAHLIIFPWIFGWKEHSLVFDVALHLGTLLAVLVYFWRDYIEIIVKGITQPKSDQGKLLWFIIVATIPGAVFGYFFENIVENVFRKQYLLIAMVLAVFGFILYYVDKTAKNKFTLSNMNILQAGLIGISQAFALFPGISRSGITMTTGLLLGLKKEAAAKFSFLMSAPIILGAGAVSLLKNIHDVSSQFSSFAIGFFTSAIVGFLAIHFLLDIVRKSGFKIFAYYRFLLAAFILVVFFLRM, encoded by the coding sequence TTGAGCGCTTTTCAAGCAATCTTTTTGGGAATACTTCAGGGTTTGGGAGAATTTTTGCCTATTTCAAGTTCTGCTCACCTTATTATATTCCCATGGATCTTTGGATGGAAGGAACACTCACTGGTATTTGATGTAGCTTTGCATTTAGGTACTCTTTTGGCGGTACTTGTATATTTTTGGAGAGACTATATCGAGATAATAGTAAAAGGTATTACACAGCCAAAATCAGACCAAGGAAAACTTCTGTGGTTTATAATAGTAGCAACAATTCCAGGAGCAGTGTTTGGATACTTCTTTGAAAACATTGTTGAGAATGTGTTCAGAAAACAGTACCTATTAATTGCTATGGTACTTGCAGTTTTCGGGTTTATTTTATACTATGTCGATAAAACTGCTAAAAATAAATTTACTCTTTCGAATATGAACATCTTGCAAGCAGGACTGATTGGAATTTCACAGGCATTTGCACTTTTTCCGGGAATATCTCGTTCAGGCATTACAATGACAACAGGGCTTTTACTGGGGCTTAAAAAAGAAGCTGCTGCAAAGTTTTCTTTCTTGATGTCAGCACCAATCATCCTTGGAGCTGGTGCTGTATCACTTTTGAAAAACATACATGATGTTTCAAGCCAGTTTTCAAGCTTTGCAATAGGATTTTTTACTTCTGCAATTGTTGGATTTTTAGCTATACACTTTTTGCTTGACATTGTGAGAAAAAGTGGATTTAAGATATTCGCTTACTACAGATTCTTACTTGCAGCATTTATTTTAGTTGTCTTTTTTTTAAGAATGTAG
- a CDS encoding zinc-ribbon domain containing protein, which yields MYQDKVLVCKDCGREFVFTAGEQEFYAQKGFKNEPTRCKECRDQRKAMQRRDSRQERRRELYDAVCSACGKETKVPFKPRNDRPIYCSDCFSKIRATR from the coding sequence ATGTATCAAGACAAGGTATTAGTTTGCAAGGATTGCGGAAGAGAGTTTGTGTTCACAGCAGGTGAACAAGAATTTTATGCACAAAAAGGGTTCAAGAACGAACCAACAAGATGCAAAGAGTGTAGAGACCAGAGAAAGGCTATGCAAAGAAGAGATTCAAGACAGGAAAGAAGACGTGAACTTTACGATGCAGTTTGCAGCGCATGCGGAAAAGAGACGAAGGTTCCGTTCAAGCCAAGAAATGACAGACCCATATACTGCAGTGATTGCTTTTCTAAGATAAGAGCAACAAGGTAA
- a CDS encoding HD-GYP domain-containing protein produces the protein MRKVTIDELQEGMKLARDVFTENGKLLLPEGFIIKPSFIEKLKEYNIDSVYVEDEITKNYVKEEIIYHETFIAIQDLMVSAKTGEIVDPFVAREIVNDIVAEIIEEEDVFLKIVGFRDVDNYTYFHSVDVSIFSAIIGKLLGFERKKIEDLALAALLHDFGKMKIPPEILNKPAKLTDEEFEEMKKHTIYGYQMVKNMEGISEEIAEVALLHHERLDGSGYPLKLKGDKIPIFARIIAIADVYDALTADRVYKKKVVPTKAADYLLKYAGVQFDKEIVQKFLKMVVKYPVGCFVVLNTGEIAIVYEENPFNKTRPIVKVVARKEGPPVLTPYYIDLAQDQKREIIDVINY, from the coding sequence ATGAGAAAAGTCACAATTGATGAATTGCAAGAAGGTATGAAGCTTGCAAGAGACGTGTTTACTGAAAATGGCAAGCTTTTGCTCCCCGAAGGATTTATCATAAAGCCATCATTTATTGAAAAACTAAAGGAATACAATATTGACAGTGTTTATGTTGAAGATGAAATAACAAAAAATTACGTAAAGGAAGAGATTATTTATCACGAAACATTTATTGCAATTCAAGATTTGATGGTCTCAGCAAAGACAGGTGAAATTGTTGACCCCTTTGTTGCTCGTGAGATTGTTAATGATATTGTTGCCGAGATAATTGAAGAAGAGGATGTATTTTTGAAGATTGTTGGATTTAGAGATGTTGATAATTATACATATTTTCATTCAGTAGATGTTAGCATCTTTTCTGCGATAATAGGAAAGCTTTTAGGTTTTGAGAGAAAAAAGATAGAAGATTTAGCCTTAGCAGCTTTGCTACATGATTTTGGTAAGATGAAGATTCCTCCAGAAATTCTGAATAAACCGGCAAAACTTACAGACGAAGAGTTTGAAGAAATGAAAAAGCACACAATCTACGGATATCAAATGGTTAAAAATATGGAAGGGATTTCAGAAGAGATTGCAGAAGTAGCACTTTTACACCATGAAAGGCTTGACGGGTCAGGCTATCCACTAAAATTAAAAGGTGATAAGATTCCTATTTTTGCAAGAATTATAGCAATTGCAGATGTGTATGATGCTCTTACAGCTGACAGAGTTTACAAGAAAAAGGTGGTGCCCACCAAAGCAGCTGATTACCTTTTAAAATATGCAGGAGTTCAGTTTGACAAAGAGATTGTACAAAAGTTTTTGAAGATGGTTGTGAAATACCCTGTTGGATGTTTTGTTGTTCTTAACACAGGTGAAATTGCAATCGTGTATGAAGAAAATCCATTCAATAAAACAAGGCCTATTGTCAAAGTGGTTGCACGGAAGGAAGGCCCACCAGTACTCACCCCATACTACATAGACCTTGCCCAGGACCAAAAGAGAGAGATTATTGATGTTATAAATTACTAA
- the tsaD gene encoding tRNA (adenosine(37)-N6)-threonylcarbamoyltransferase complex transferase subunit TsaD → MLVLGIETSCDETAAAIVKDGREVLSNIVYSQIEIHNQFGGVVPEIASRKHVEKISYVADMALKEANIDIDKIDAVAATYGPGLVGSLLVGLSFAKALSYARKIPFIAINHIEGHIYANFITYPKLKPPLIVLVVSGGHTNLIILEDFDRYKVIGKTRDDAAGEAFDKIARYLGLGYPGGPAIDKVARHGNEEKYKYPSADVEEYNFSFSGLKSAVINHVHTLNQRRENFKVEDVAASFQKAVVDTLVEKTIKLSLESNIKRVAIAGGVAANSKLREELSKRCSEHQIEFYVPDFKYCTDNAAMIASAGYFKLIKGQTSSYSTNAVPYISLVSKKE, encoded by the coding sequence ATGCTTGTACTTGGTATTGAAACATCCTGCGATGAGACAGCAGCTGCTATTGTAAAAGATGGACGAGAAGTTCTGTCAAACATTGTATATTCTCAAATTGAGATTCACAATCAATTTGGTGGAGTTGTTCCAGAGATAGCTTCAAGAAAGCATGTTGAAAAGATTTCGTATGTAGCTGACATGGCTCTAAAAGAGGCAAATATAGATATTGATAAAATAGATGCAGTTGCGGCAACTTATGGGCCTGGGCTTGTTGGTTCTCTTCTTGTTGGACTTTCGTTTGCCAAGGCACTAAGCTATGCCAGAAAGATACCTTTTATTGCTATAAACCATATAGAAGGACATATATACGCAAATTTCATTACCTATCCTAAGCTCAAACCACCTTTAATAGTTTTGGTTGTCTCAGGTGGGCATACAAATCTGATTATTTTAGAAGACTTTGACAGATATAAAGTTATTGGAAAGACAAGAGATGATGCAGCGGGCGAGGCGTTTGACAAAATCGCAAGGTATTTGGGTTTGGGGTATCCTGGTGGGCCTGCAATAGATAAAGTTGCAAGGCATGGAAATGAAGAAAAATATAAGTACCCTTCAGCTGATGTGGAAGAGTACAATTTTAGCTTTAGCGGGCTAAAATCTGCTGTTATAAACCATGTGCACACATTAAACCAGCGTAGAGAGAACTTTAAGGTAGAGGATGTAGCAGCATCATTCCAAAAGGCAGTGGTTGACACTTTGGTAGAAAAGACAATAAAGCTTTCTCTTGAATCAAACATAAAAAGAGTTGCAATTGCAGGTGGGGTTGCTGCTAACTCAAAACTCAGGGAAGAACTTTCAAAAAGATGTAGTGAGCATCAAATAGAATTTTACGTACCTGATTTTAAATACTGTACAGACAATGCAGCGATGATAGCCTCTGCAGGGTATTTTAAATTGATAAAAGGACAGACCTCAAGCTATAGCACAAATGCAGTACCTTATATCAGTCTTGTTAGCAAAAAGGAATAA
- a CDS encoding DedA family protein, with translation MEVLKQIFISIAEYLSQFGYLGIFIGMTLESACIPIPSEIILPLGGYLVYKGIGNIFSMSLVATLGGYAGSVIAYLIGYYGGRPFILKYGKYFFISKHDFERAEKFFQKRGEITIFISRLLPVIRTFISLPAGIARMNFVKFSVYTILGSFPWSLVFVYLGKKLGDNWRTIEEHLKGLDYFILAVLIIAILAYVIIKLTRSKKRVDVE, from the coding sequence ATGGAAGTTCTAAAACAAATCTTTATTTCAATTGCAGAATATTTATCACAATTTGGATATTTAGGAATATTTATTGGTATGACTCTTGAGTCTGCATGCATTCCTATTCCTTCTGAGATAATCTTACCACTTGGTGGATATTTGGTTTATAAAGGTATTGGAAATATATTCTCTATGAGTTTAGTAGCAACACTCGGTGGTTATGCAGGCTCTGTAATTGCATATCTAATTGGATATTATGGGGGTCGACCCTTTATCCTAAAATATGGGAAATACTTCTTTATCTCAAAACACGACTTTGAAAGAGCAGAAAAATTCTTTCAAAAAAGAGGAGAGATTACAATATTCATAAGCCGTCTTTTGCCAGTAATAAGGACGTTTATCTCACTCCCTGCTGGAATTGCAAGGATGAACTTTGTTAAATTTTCTGTGTATACAATCTTAGGTTCGTTTCCTTGGTCTTTAGTATTTGTGTACCTTGGCAAAAAGCTTGGAGACAACTGGAGAACAATTGAAGAGCATCTAAAAGGCTTAGATTATTTTATCTTGGCTGTTTTGATAATCGCTATTTTAGCATATGTAATTATCAAGCTGACACGGTCTAAAAAGAGGGTTGATGTTGAATAA
- a CDS encoding aspartate aminotransferase family protein, with protein sequence MKIDEIISYDKQYYVNIFGDRIPIAFEKGEGCILYDTEDREYLDFISGISVCNLGHSHPKFVAALKDQIEKLIHTSSLFYIENQTLLAKKLCEISPFDKVFFCNSGAEANEAAIKLARNYFYKKGSNRYKIITLINSFHGRTLATTAATGQKKYQKPFEPMPEGFLNVEADIEKIRSAIDDKTAAIMIELVQAEGGIKVLEKEFVNEIYKLCKENRILFIIDEVQTGIGRCGSLFCFEQYDIVPDIITLAKGLGNGVPIGAMLCKKEVASFEPGEHGSTFGGNLLATRAALEVLKIIEEENIIDNVKNMGEYLKQKLWELKESFKSIVDVRGLGLLIGVEFSFPVKDMVKELALNGLLTSSCGGGNVVRFAPPLIVQKEHIDRAIEIFKEVVKRYDNMGRA encoded by the coding sequence ATGAAGATAGATGAGATTATTTCTTATGATAAACAGTACTATGTAAATATTTTTGGAGACAGAATTCCAATTGCATTTGAAAAAGGAGAAGGCTGTATACTTTATGATACAGAAGACAGAGAATATCTCGACTTTATCTCTGGAATTTCTGTGTGCAATTTAGGACATAGTCATCCGAAATTTGTTGCAGCTTTAAAAGACCAAATTGAAAAATTAATACACACATCAAGCCTTTTTTATATAGAAAATCAGACCCTTTTGGCTAAAAAACTTTGTGAAATTTCACCTTTTGACAAGGTATTCTTCTGCAATTCAGGTGCTGAGGCAAATGAAGCTGCTATAAAGCTTGCAAGAAATTATTTTTACAAAAAAGGAAGCAATCGATATAAAATCATAACACTTATAAACTCATTTCATGGAAGAACTTTAGCAACAACTGCTGCAACAGGACAAAAGAAGTATCAAAAACCATTTGAACCAATGCCAGAAGGATTTTTGAATGTTGAAGCTGATATTGAGAAAATAAGAAGTGCAATAGATGACAAGACAGCAGCTATCATGATTGAGCTTGTGCAGGCAGAAGGTGGAATTAAGGTACTTGAAAAGGAATTTGTGAATGAAATCTACAAGCTCTGCAAGGAAAACAGAATTTTATTCATAATTGATGAAGTTCAAACAGGAATTGGACGATGTGGAAGCCTGTTTTGCTTTGAGCAGTATGACATTGTACCAGATATAATAACACTTGCAAAGGGACTGGGAAATGGTGTTCCAATTGGTGCAATGCTTTGCAAAAAAGAGGTTGCAAGCTTTGAACCTGGTGAGCACGGTTCTACATTTGGCGGGAATCTTTTAGCAACAAGAGCAGCTTTAGAGGTATTGAAGATAATTGAAGAAGAAAATATAATCGATAATGTAAAGAATATGGGAGAGTATTTAAAACAAAAGCTTTGGGAATTAAAAGAGTCTTTCAAATCAATTGTAGATGTCCGTGGTTTGGGGCTATTGATTGGAGTGGAATTTTCTTTCCCTGTTAAAGATATGGTAAAAGAGCTTGCATTAAATGGGCTTTTGACAAGCAGTTGCGGTGGGGGTAATGTTGTAAGGTTTGCCCCGCCCTTGATTGTTCAAAAAGAACATATTGACAGAGCGATAGAAATCTTCAAAGAAGTGGTGAAAAGGTATGACAACATGGGAAGAGCTTGA
- a CDS encoding polysaccharide deacetylase family protein, whose product MKLKKILAVILLTLLAIALVTSVAIKTEQILTSVILKSRHNAEKTAPPSSLAQKNFKVQPFNIISKNLNEVTNTNKSTAQKFLEPVTRSVYETTKPFSPVSDLHDTSNIKNISKKVIYLTIDDGPSSETPKILEILEKEGIKATFFVVGYNCVKYPNFLKQISQKGHLIGNHSYSHKYKVIYKSFKNFVDDFNKAQDVIYQITGIKPKYYRFPGGSLNKVSPQIKKFFDKNKVIYIDWNAITGDSSKNHEKLTYKDIIKMTFATIKNKNQIVLLMHDSPTKKNVIEALPYIIKTLKSQGYVFETVDKMPKPLQFKTKTKAASLH is encoded by the coding sequence TTGAAACTCAAAAAAATCTTGGCAGTGATCTTGCTTACTTTACTTGCAATTGCGCTGGTAACATCTGTAGCTATAAAAACTGAGCAAATACTCACAAGTGTGATTTTAAAAAGCCGTCACAATGCTGAAAAAACTGCCCCTCCATCTTCTCTTGCTCAAAAAAATTTTAAGGTTCAGCCCTTTAATATTATATCAAAAAATTTAAATGAGGTAACCAATACAAATAAAAGCACAGCACAAAAATTTCTAGAGCCAGTAACCAGATCAGTTTATGAGACAACTAAACCTTTTAGTCCGGTATCAGATCTACATGATACATCAAATATTAAAAACATCTCTAAAAAGGTTATATACCTAACAATAGATGACGGACCATCATCTGAGACACCTAAGATACTTGAGATTTTAGAAAAAGAAGGTATAAAAGCTACTTTCTTTGTTGTTGGATACAACTGCGTAAAATATCCGAACTTCCTCAAGCAAATTTCTCAAAAAGGTCATTTAATTGGCAATCATTCGTACTCGCACAAGTATAAAGTAATTTACAAAAGTTTCAAAAACTTTGTTGACGACTTTAACAAGGCTCAAGATGTGATATATCAAATTACAGGGATAAAGCCGAAATATTATAGATTCCCCGGCGGGTCTTTAAACAAAGTATCACCTCAAATAAAAAAGTTTTTTGACAAAAACAAGGTAATATACATTGATTGGAATGCTATAACCGGTGATTCATCAAAGAATCATGAAAAACTCACTTATAAAGATATAATCAAAATGACTTTTGCAACTATAAAGAATAAAAATCAAATAGTGCTTCTTATGCATGACAGTCCTACAAAGAAAAATGTCATTGAAGCCTTGCCCTATATAATAAAAACTTTAAAATCTCAGGGTTATGTGTTTGAAACAGTAGACAAAATGCCAAAACCTTTGCAATTTAAAACAAAAACAAAAGCCGCATCGTTACACTGA
- the fusA gene encoding elongation factor G: MKEYAPQYIKNVVLLGHGGDGKTILTDSMLFNAKCIDRIGRTEDGTTTSDFDPEEIKRRISISMTVEPLEWGDYKINVLDTPGYFDFVGEVCEAIHVAESAILVIGAKTGVQVGAEKGWEFAENKKLPVLIFINKMDEENADFEKVLKKIADVLTLKAIPIQYPIIENGKFVGLVDIISKKAYVYENNSAKEVPIPSGLIDRVEELRNSLIEASVENDEELMEKYFSGEEISTDEIFRGLKLGVLSRSVFPVMCGSASKNLGVKELLDAIVRLLPSSAEKEFKVKDVKNNSEIVLKPDTSLPACAFVFKTVADPFVGRITFLKVLTGTLRPDMTLYNTSSDRQEKISQLFVIRGKKQIPTAELKAGDIGVVTKLQSTLTNTTLCDPSKLLQVETIEFPRPWLMLAIEPKAKGDEEKISNGLHRLMEEDLTFKIEKNNETGQNIIYGIGELHIDVIVNKLKNKFGVSVVLSEPKVPYRETIRKKVKSEGKYKKQTGGHGQYGHVFIEFEPSPVEDLVFEEKIFGGAVPKQYIPAVEKGLRECIKKGVLAGYPVMNLKATLVDGSYHPVDSSELAFKVATSLAYKKGLAQANPVLLEPIMNVKVVVPESYTGDIMGDLNRRRGRVLGMEPVDKNMEKIEAEVPLAEMFKYATDLRSMTQGRGWFTMEFVRYEEVPSHIAQKVIEAAKAQMTEEEEE, from the coding sequence ATGAAAGAATATGCTCCGCAGTATATTAAAAATGTAGTTTTGCTTGGACACGGCGGAGATGGAAAGACAATTTTGACAGACAGTATGCTTTTTAATGCAAAGTGTATTGACAGAATAGGCAGAACAGAAGATGGTACAACCACTTCTGACTTTGACCCTGAGGAGATAAAAAGACGAATCTCTATTTCAATGACAGTTGAGCCACTTGAGTGGGGAGATTACAAAATAAATGTGCTTGACACGCCAGGTTATTTTGACTTCGTGGGTGAGGTTTGTGAAGCTATACATGTTGCAGAGTCTGCAATTTTAGTAATTGGTGCAAAGACAGGTGTGCAAGTTGGTGCAGAAAAAGGATGGGAGTTTGCAGAAAACAAAAAGTTGCCAGTTTTAATTTTTATAAATAAGATGGATGAAGAGAATGCTGATTTTGAAAAGGTACTAAAAAAGATTGCTGATGTCTTGACTCTAAAGGCAATTCCAATTCAGTATCCAATAATTGAAAATGGTAAATTTGTGGGCTTGGTAGATATCATTTCAAAAAAGGCATATGTGTATGAGAACAACTCCGCAAAGGAAGTTCCAATCCCGAGCGGGTTGATTGATAGAGTTGAGGAGCTCAGAAATAGTTTAATAGAGGCGTCTGTAGAAAACGATGAAGAGCTTATGGAAAAGTATTTTTCAGGTGAGGAGATTTCCACAGATGAAATTTTCAGGGGATTGAAGCTGGGTGTACTTTCAAGGTCAGTATTTCCAGTCATGTGCGGCTCAGCTTCAAAAAATTTGGGAGTTAAAGAGCTTTTAGATGCAATTGTAAGACTTCTTCCTTCTTCAGCAGAAAAAGAATTCAAGGTAAAAGATGTAAAAAACAATAGTGAAATTGTGTTAAAACCAGATACAAGTTTGCCAGCTTGCGCATTTGTATTTAAAACAGTTGCTGATCCATTTGTTGGCAGAATTACATTTCTCAAGGTTTTAACTGGGACCCTCAGACCTGATATGACCCTTTACAACACCTCATCAGACAGACAAGAAAAGATTTCCCAGCTTTTTGTTATAAGAGGCAAAAAACAAATACCAACTGCAGAGCTAAAAGCAGGTGATATAGGAGTTGTGACAAAGCTGCAATCTACGCTTACAAATACTACTTTGTGTGACCCATCCAAGTTACTCCAAGTTGAAACAATTGAATTTCCACGTCCATGGCTTATGCTTGCAATTGAACCAAAGGCAAAGGGCGATGAAGAGAAGATTTCAAATGGGCTTCATAGGTTGATGGAGGAAGATTTGACATTTAAGATTGAAAAGAACAATGAAACAGGCCAGAACATCATATACGGGATTGGCGAGCTTCACATTGATGTGATTGTAAATAAGCTAAAAAATAAATTTGGTGTATCTGTTGTATTGTCCGAGCCGAAGGTTCCGTATAGAGAGACCATCAGGAAAAAGGTTAAAAGTGAAGGAAAGTATAAAAAACAAACAGGTGGGCATGGTCAGTATGGACATGTATTTATTGAATTTGAGCCAAGTCCGGTAGAAGATTTAGTGTTTGAGGAAAAGATCTTTGGTGGAGCCGTGCCAAAACAGTATATACCGGCTGTTGAAAAGGGATTGAGAGAATGCATTAAAAAGGGTGTTTTAGCAGGTTATCCTGTCATGAACCTCAAAGCAACACTTGTTGATGGTTCATACCATCCTGTTGACTCCTCAGAGCTTGCCTTCAAGGTTGCGACCTCTCTTGCGTACAAGAAAGGCTTGGCACAGGCAAACCCAGTGCTTCTTGAGCCTATCATGAATGTCAAAGTTGTTGTACCAGAGAGTTACACAGGCGACATAATGGGAGATTTGAACAGGCGAAGAGGGAGAGTTTTAGGAATGGAGCCTGTCGATAAGAACATGGAAAAGATAGAGGCAGAGGTACCGCTTGCTGAGATGTTCAAGTATGCAACAGATTTGAGGTCTATGACACAGGGCAGAGGCTGGTTTACAATGGAGTTTGTTAGGTATGAAGAGGTACCAAGCCACATCGCTCAGAAGGTAATTGAGGCAGCAAAGGCTCAAATGACCGAGGAAGAGGAGGAGTAA
- a CDS encoding UvrB/UvrC motif-containing protein gives MLCENCGKRPATVHYTQIINGVKTEMHLCEVCAKQKGTIEFDTPFSVTNFLAGILEPAFGSQVMKPSFEIQITCKGCGMTFEEFKRTGRFGCAMCYNSFSEKLYPIFRRIHGNTKHVGKIPTKMGENIAIKREIDKLKIELNIAIKNEEFEKAAEIRDKIRELEKKLARE, from the coding sequence ATGCTTTGCGAAAATTGCGGCAAGCGACCAGCAACTGTTCACTATACGCAGATTATAAACGGCGTTAAGACAGAGATGCATCTTTGTGAGGTGTGTGCAAAGCAAAAAGGCACCATAGAATTTGATACACCTTTTTCGGTTACTAACTTTTTAGCCGGAATTTTAGAACCAGCTTTTGGCAGTCAGGTAATGAAACCTTCTTTTGAGATACAAATTACATGCAAGGGTTGTGGCATGACTTTTGAAGAATTTAAACGAACAGGTAGATTTGGCTGTGCAATGTGTTATAACTCTTTTTCAGAAAAACTCTATCCTATTTTCAGAAGAATCCATGGCAATACAAAGCATGTTGGAAAGATTCCCACTAAGATGGGTGAAAATATTGCAATCAAAAGGGAGATTGACAAGCTTAAGATAGAGTTAAATATAGCTATAAAAAATGAAGAGTTTGAGAAGGCTGCAGAGATTAGAGACAAGATAAGAGAACTTGAGAAGAAACTTGCTCGGGAGTGA
- a CDS encoding CtsR family transcriptional regulator, with product MPRLSDIIEEFIKQLIEKKDGEVEIQRNELANFFNCAPSQINYVLSTRFTIERGYYIESKRGGGGSIRIVKIKFENSSNLLENILNNINSPVTQHQANEIIECLLENGAITQREANLMKAALNDKSLPINQPLKDTLRMLILKAMIISLMNG from the coding sequence ATGCCAAGACTGTCCGATATCATTGAGGAATTTATAAAGCAGCTAATTGAAAAAAAAGATGGTGAGGTTGAGATTCAGAGAAATGAGCTTGCAAACTTTTTCAACTGTGCACCGTCACAGATAAACTATGTTCTTTCAACACGTTTTACAATCGAAAGAGGATATTATATAGAAAGCAAGCGCGGTGGTGGCGGTTCAATACGTATAGTAAAGATAAAGTTTGAAAATAGTTCAAATCTGCTTGAGAATATCCTAAATAACATAAATTCTCCTGTTACTCAGCATCAAGCAAACGAAATTATTGAGTGCTTGTTGGAAAACGGTGCTATAACTCAGAGAGAAGCAAATTTGATGAAAGCAGCGCTGAATGACAAGTCTCTACCCATAAATCAACCTTTGAAAGATACTTTAAGGATGTTAATTTTAAAAGCTATGATAATTTCTCTTATGAATGGGTAA
- a CDS encoding protein arginine kinase, whose translation MDEVVVTSRIRLARNLSDVPFTIKMNDYDAGLVIDKVRDVISRNKQYKFDFYEIRKLPLLKRQVLIEKHLISPALVSSKIKSAVAIDQNENISIMINEEDHLRIQVLYRGQNIQMAWEDANRIDDFLEEHLPYAYDETWGYLTSCPTNVGTGLRASFMLHLPALTLLGYMKEIIETITKLGIAVRGFYGEGSEVVGNLYQISNQITLGQPEEDIIANVISITNQIIEQERQARLKLLNENRAFIEDKVYRSFGILKYARNISSNEALKLISDVRMGISMGIIKEVTIDKIDVLLNLIQPAMIQDYFGREMTPEERDIKRAELIRKILD comes from the coding sequence ATGGATGAAGTTGTTGTAACAAGCAGAATTCGGCTTGCGAGAAATCTTTCAGATGTTCCCTTTACCATAAAAATGAACGATTATGATGCTGGCCTTGTAATAGATAAGGTAAGAGATGTGATTTCAAGAAATAAGCAATACAAATTTGATTTTTATGAAATAAGAAAATTGCCGCTTTTAAAAAGACAGGTTTTGATTGAAAAACACCTAATCTCACCTGCTTTGGTCTCATCAAAGATAAAAAGTGCTGTTGCAATTGACCAGAATGAAAATATAAGCATCATGATAAACGAAGAAGACCATTTAAGAATCCAGGTGTTGTACAGAGGACAGAACATCCAGATGGCTTGGGAGGATGCAAATAGGATTGATGACTTTTTAGAAGAGCATCTTCCATATGCTTATGACGAAACATGGGGATATCTTACATCCTGTCCCACCAATGTTGGAACAGGACTGAGAGCGTCTTTCATGCTTCATCTTCCGGCACTTACCCTTCTTGGCTATATGAAAGAAATCATTGAGACAATAACGAAACTTGGTATTGCTGTAAGAGGTTTTTATGGTGAGGGAAGTGAGGTTGTAGGGAATCTTTATCAGATTTCAAACCAGATTACATTAGGGCAGCCAGAAGAAGACATTATTGCAAATGTTATTTCAATCACAAACCAGATAATTGAGCAAGAACGTCAAGCAAGACTAAAACTTTTGAATGAGAACAGAGCATTTATCGAAGATAAGGTATACAGGTCTTTTGGAATTTTGAAATATGCAAGAAATATCTCATCGAATGAAGCACTAAAATTAATTTCAGACGTGAGAATGGGTATCAGTATGGGTATTATAAAAGAGGTTACAATAGACAAGATAGATGTGCTTCTTAACTTGATTCAACCAGCTATGATACAAGACTATTTTGGAAGGGAAATGACACCCGAGGAAAGGGACATAAAAAGAGCAGAGCTTATAAGAAAAATTTTAGACTAA